GAGCCGCCGTCCCCATGGAGCCGGTCAGCAGCACCACCTTCGTGGCGTGCTCGGAGCCGCCCAGCATGCCGCCCTCGGCCAGCTCGCCCATCATCTCGACGACCGAGCGGTGGTGCTGCTGGGCGAGGACCTCGGTGGGCGCGAGCATGGCCGCCTGGCCGCCCGCGTCGACGGTGGCGAGCATGGCGCGCAGGGCGACCATCGTCTTTCCCGAACCCACTTCTCCTTGCAGCAGCCTGTGCATCGGGTGTTCCGTCGCCAGGTCGTCGAAGATCTCCTTGGAGACCTTCTGCTGGCCCTCGGTGAGGGTGAAGGGGAGGCGGTCGTCGAAGGCCGAGAGGAGGCCGTCCGGCTTGGGTTTGCGGGCGACCGCGGGGAGTTGGGCGTCGGCGTGGCGGCGGCGGGCGAGGGCTACCTGGAGGACGAAGGCCTCGTCCCATTTGAGGCGGGTGCGGGCGTCGTCGATGTCGGCCTTGGTGTGCGGGCGGTGGATCTTGAGAAGGGCCTCGGGGAGGGAGACCAGGCCGCGGCCCTCGCGCAGGGAGTCCGGGAGGGGGTCGACCGCCTCCTGGGCGCTGGGCAGGACCAGCTGGATCGCCTTGCCGATCTTCCAGGACTCCAGTTTCGCCGTGGCGGGGTAGAGGGGGATGAGGGCGCCGGCCCAGGTCTCGACCGTCTCTTCCGCGTCACCGCGCAGCAACTCGTACGCCGGATGCGCCAGTTGGAGGCGGCGGTTGAAGACGGAGACCTTGCCCGCGAACAACGCCCGGGTGCCCGGCAGGAGTTCCTTGTGCGGCTTGTGGACGCCGTTGCCGAAGAAGACCAGCTGGAGGCGGCCGTTGCCGTCCGTGATGGTGACTTCGAGGCGCTGGCCCTTGCCTCGCGGCGCCTTGCTGGAGGCGAAGGTGTGCAGACGGGCGTCGGCGACCATCGCCACCACCGTGACGTGCTCGTCCATCGGGAGGTCGGCCAGGTGGGTGAGCTGGCCCCGCTCCTCGTATCTGCGCGGGTAGTGGTGCAGGAGGTCGCCGACGGTGTGCAGGCCGAGATGCTCGGCCATCACCTTCGCGGTGGGTGGACCGAGCACCTTTTTCAGTGGTTCTTCGAGCGCGGGCACGAGATCCATTGCACACCACCCCACTGACAAAGCCGTATACGTCTTGCGAAACCCCTGGTCAGGCGGGCTGTTCCGGCTCTAGGATGACGCGCCTCCGGCCATCCCTCCGCGGTCACCGCCCCACCGGGACCGCCCGACCCCGCGCCGTCGACCGTCCCCCGCCCACGGCGCCGTTGCGATGGACTCCCAGACCTCACCGTCATCCCAGGCCTCCCCGTCACCGCACACGTTCCAGGTCGACCTGCGTGGTCTGGTGGACCTGCTCTCCCATCACCTCTACTCCAGTCCGAAGGTCTATCTGCGCGAGCTGCTGCAGAACGCCGTGGACGCCATCACCGCCCGGCGGGCCGAACAGCCGGGCGCCCCGGCGACGGTGCGGCTGTACGCGGCGGGCGGCGCCCTGCGGGTCGAGGACTCCGGCGTGGGGCTCACCGAGGCCGACGTGCACGACCTGCTGGCGACCATCGGCCGCAGTTCGAAGCGGGCGGACGGCATCCAGGAGGTGCGCTCCGAGTTCCTCGGGCAGTTCGGCATCGGGCTGCTGGCCTGTTTCGTGGTGGCCGAGCGGATCCGGGTGGTCAGCCGCAGCGCCCGTACGCCGGACGCGGCACCGGTGGAGTGGACGGCGAGCGACGACGGTTCGTACACCGTGCGGACGCTGGCGTCCGACGCCCGGCCCGAGCCCGGTACCACCGTGCACCTGACGGCACGGGCGGGGGCCGGGGAGTGGCTGGCCCCGGAGAAGGTCCGCGCGCTGGCCCGGGACTTCGGCGCGCTGCTGCCGTACGACGTGCGCGTGGACGGCGAGGCGGTCACCGATCTGCCGGCGCCCTGGGACCGGCCGTACCCCTCCCCCGCCGCCCGCCGGGTGGCCCTGGCGCGGCACTGCCATGACCTGTTCGGGTTCACCCCGCTGGACTCGGTCGGCCTTGACGTGCCGCTCGCCGGGATCCGCGGGGTGGCGTACGTGCTGCCGTCGGCGGTCAGTCCGGCGCAGCGGGCCACGCATCGCGTCCATCTCAAGGGCATGCTGCTGACCGAGCGGGCCGAACAGCTGCTGCCCGACTGGGCGTTCTTCGTGCGGTGCGTGCTCGACACCGACAGTCTGCGGCCCACCGCGTCGCGCGAGGCGCTGTACGAGGACGAGACGCTGGCCGCCGTACGGGAGGCGCTGGGCGAAAGGATTCGGTCCTGGCTGACGGGTCTGGCCGCGGGCGATCCGGAACGGCTGGCGGCGTTCCTGGCGGTGCACCACCTGGGTGTGAAGGCGCTGGCGCGGCACGACGCGGAGATGCTGCGCACGATGCTGCCGTGGCTGCCCTTCGAGACGACGGACGGGCAGGTCTCCCTGGAGGAGTTCGCACGGCGGCACCCGGTCGTGCACTTCACCCGGACCGTCGAGGAGTACCGGCAGGTCGCGCCGATCGCGTCGGCGCAGGGCATCGGCGTCGTCAACGGCGGTTACACGTACGACAGCGACCTGGTCCAGGCGCTGCCGTCGGTGCGGCCGGGGACGGTGGTCGCGGAGCTGGACGCGGAGACCGTGACCGCGCATCTGGACACCGTCGACCCGGCCGAGGAGCTGGCTCTCGCGGGCTTCCTGGGGGTCGCGCGGGCCACCCTCGACCCCCTGGGCTGTGACGTCGTCCTGCGCGCCTTCCACCCGCTCACCGTGCCCGCGCTGCACCTGGACGACCGCGCGGCCCGGCACGAGCAGGCGCGTGCCGACGCACAGGCGCGGGCGGACGACCTGTGGGCGGGCATCCTGGGCTCGCTGCGCGGCACCGCCCCGCGCGCGCGGCTGGTGCTCAACCACCTCAACCCGCTGATCCGGCGGATCAGTTCGCTGCGCGGACCGGAACTGATCGGCACCGCCACGGAGTCCCTGTACGGGCAGGCGCTGCTGATGGCGCAACGACCGCTCAGGCCCGCGGACTCGGCGCTGCTGAACCGGTCCTTCATCGGTCTGCTGGAGTGGGCCACGAACGGCGAGGAGGGGCACTGATGGGGGAGATCACGGACTTCGACGCACTGCGCCGGGCGATGGCGGAGAACGGCGAGCAGCCGGAGGGCCCCGCCCGCAACGCGCGCGCGGAGCAGCTGCTGGCCGAGGCCGAGAAGCTGAACATCCCGCTCGCCGTCATCGAGGCGCTCGGCCACCAGCTGAAGGTCTACAACTACAGCTCCGAGAAGGACAAGATGTTCGTCCCCTTCGCGCGTCTGCTGCGCCTGTGGGACGAGCGGCCCGAGGACTTCGACGAGTACGAGACGCACACGCTGCACTGGGTCTTCAAGTGGATGTCGTCCGGGATGCTCGACCAGCCGCACATCCCGCTCGCCTCGATAGAGAAGTGGCTCGGCGAGATGGAGCACCGCTACCGGCTCGCCGGGCACTCCGAACGGGCGGTGCGCAGCGTCGAGTTCAACATCGCCGCGCATGTCGGTGACACCGCGCGCGCGGAGCGGGCGTTCACCGCCTGGCTGGCCGCCGACCGGGACCGGATGGCCGACTGTCACGCGTGCGAGCTGGACGGGCAGGGCTGGTGGCGGGCGGAGCAGGGCCGGGACGCGGAGGCGCTGGAGTTGTGGGCGCCGGTCCTGACGGGCGAGTTCACCTGCGCGCACGAGCCGCACACGGTCCTCGCGTCCTCCCTGGTCCCGCTGCTGCGGCTGGGCCGCCTGGACGAGGCGCGCGCCCACCATCTGCGGGGCTTCCGGCTGGTGCGGGCCATGGAGAGCATGCGGTCCGCG
This DNA window, taken from Streptomyces sp. NBC_00663, encodes the following:
- a CDS encoding HSP90 family protein, with the protein product MDSQTSPSSQASPSPHTFQVDLRGLVDLLSHHLYSSPKVYLRELLQNAVDAITARRAEQPGAPATVRLYAAGGALRVEDSGVGLTEADVHDLLATIGRSSKRADGIQEVRSEFLGQFGIGLLACFVVAERIRVVSRSARTPDAAPVEWTASDDGSYTVRTLASDARPEPGTTVHLTARAGAGEWLAPEKVRALARDFGALLPYDVRVDGEAVTDLPAPWDRPYPSPAARRVALARHCHDLFGFTPLDSVGLDVPLAGIRGVAYVLPSAVSPAQRATHRVHLKGMLLTERAEQLLPDWAFFVRCVLDTDSLRPTASREALYEDETLAAVREALGERIRSWLTGLAAGDPERLAAFLAVHHLGVKALARHDAEMLRTMLPWLPFETTDGQVSLEEFARRHPVVHFTRTVEEYRQVAPIASAQGIGVVNGGYTYDSDLVQALPSVRPGTVVAELDAETVTAHLDTVDPAEELALAGFLGVARATLDPLGCDVVLRAFHPLTVPALHLDDRAARHEQARADAQARADDLWAGILGSLRGTAPRARLVLNHLNPLIRRISSLRGPELIGTATESLYGQALLMAQRPLRPADSALLNRSFIGLLEWATNGEEGH
- the recG gene encoding ATP-dependent DNA helicase RecG, giving the protein MDLVPALEEPLKKVLGPPTAKVMAEHLGLHTVGDLLHHYPRRYEERGQLTHLADLPMDEHVTVVAMVADARLHTFASSKAPRGKGQRLEVTITDGNGRLQLVFFGNGVHKPHKELLPGTRALFAGKVSVFNRRLQLAHPAYELLRGDAEETVETWAGALIPLYPATAKLESWKIGKAIQLVLPSAQEAVDPLPDSLREGRGLVSLPEALLKIHRPHTKADIDDARTRLKWDEAFVLQVALARRRHADAQLPAVARKPKPDGLLSAFDDRLPFTLTEGQQKVSKEIFDDLATEHPMHRLLQGEVGSGKTMVALRAMLATVDAGGQAAMLAPTEVLAQQHHRSVVEMMGELAEGGMLGGSEHATKVVLLTGSMGTAARRQALLDLVTGEAGIVIGTHALIEDKVQFHDLGLVVVDEQHRFGVEQRDALRGKGKQPPHLLVMTATPIPRTVAMTVFGDLETSVLDQLPAGRSPIASHVVPAADKPHFLARAWERVREEVENGHQAYVVCPRIGDDEDDPKKARKSAEDEAEKRPPMAVLEVADQLAKGPLNGLRVEVLHGRMHPDDKDAVMRRFAAGETHVLVATTVIEVGVNVPNATAMVIMDADRFGVSQLHQLRGRVGRGSAAGLCLLVTEMPEASAARQRLTAVASTQDGFELSRIDLEQRREGDVLGQAQSGARTSLKVLAVIEDEEVIAQAREEAVAVVEADPELENLPGLRTALDALLDEEREQYLEKG